One Serinicoccus chungangensis genomic window carries:
- a CDS encoding triose-phosphate isomerase: MRHELGPGSPVVLGAQNAHWAPEGAWTGEISVQQAEDAGARLVEIGHSERREHFGETDETVRRKVAAVLERGLVPLLCVGESEQVKQAGGSTDHVLGQVARALDGLGEADLARVLIAYEPIWAIGEHGRAATVEELAEPFAALDREHGAGVLGLLYGGSVDVGNAPELLGIAGVTGLFVGRAAWELDGYVRLLEIASRVAEG, translated from the coding sequence GTGCGCCACGAGCTGGGGCCGGGCTCCCCGGTGGTGCTGGGGGCGCAGAACGCGCACTGGGCGCCCGAGGGCGCCTGGACCGGCGAGATCTCGGTGCAGCAGGCCGAGGACGCCGGCGCCCGGCTCGTCGAGATCGGCCACTCCGAACGGCGTGAGCACTTCGGCGAGACCGACGAGACGGTGCGCAGGAAGGTCGCCGCCGTCCTGGAGCGAGGGCTGGTCCCCCTCCTCTGCGTCGGGGAGAGCGAGCAGGTCAAGCAGGCCGGCGGCTCGACGGACCACGTCCTGGGGCAGGTGGCCCGCGCCCTGGACGGTCTGGGCGAGGCGGACCTGGCCCGCGTGCTCATCGCCTACGAGCCCATCTGGGCGATCGGCGAGCACGGCCGGGCGGCGACCGTGGAGGAGCTGGCCGAGCCGTTCGCCGCGCTGGACCGTGAGCACGGCGCCGGGGTCCTCGGGCTGCTCTACGGCGGGTCGGTGGACGTCGGGAACGCCCCGGAGCTCCTCGGCATCGCCGGTGTCACCGGCCTGTTCGTCGGTCGCGCCGCCTGGGAGCTGGACGGCTACGTGCGGCTGCTCGAGATCGCCTCGCGGGTGGCCGAGGGCTGA
- a CDS encoding SRPBCC domain-containing protein, translating to MITGAPETIDGQEHLLLTRTFRAPVADVWAAVTESERLGRWFATWTGDPSSGKVRLTWAYEDEMPTETYVIEVCEEPTRLRVHNENDDPAQVWTLDLRLSEEAGVTTLRFAQVLTDRSLVTGVGPGWEYYLDRLEESVRTGETATVAWEGYLDLSGEYAVAFGLPEGAGQATTR from the coding sequence ATGATCACCGGAGCACCCGAGACCATCGACGGGCAGGAGCACCTGCTGCTGACCCGCACCTTCCGCGCGCCGGTCGCGGACGTGTGGGCGGCGGTGACCGAGAGTGAGCGGCTGGGGCGGTGGTTCGCCACCTGGACCGGCGACCCGAGCTCCGGCAAGGTGCGCCTGACCTGGGCCTACGAGGACGAGATGCCCACGGAGACCTACGTGATCGAGGTGTGCGAGGAGCCCACCCGGCTGCGGGTCCACAACGAGAACGACGACCCCGCCCAGGTGTGGACCCTCGACCTGCGCCTGTCCGAGGAGGCCGGCGTCACGACGCTGCGCTTCGCCCAGGTGCTCACCGACCGGTCGCTCGTGACCGGCGTGGGGCCGGGCTGGGAGTACTACCTCGACCGGCTCGAGGAGTCCGTGCGCACCGGGGAGACGGCGACCGTCGCCTGGGAGGGCTACCTCGACCTGAGCGGCGAGTATGCCGTGGCGTTCGGGCTCCCCGAGGGCGCCGGTCAGGCGACGACCAGGTAG
- a CDS encoding ArsR/SmtB family transcription factor, whose protein sequence is MDAYAALADPVRRSLLEQLADEGACRVVDLTTGRGISRPAVSRHLRVLGEAGLVRAQEVGRERHYRLEAAPLREVVDYARRLADARPAPPVGEHVLDALDLEVRRTVRERRPGEAPHTPATDDTEETA, encoded by the coding sequence ATGGACGCGTATGCCGCTCTCGCCGACCCCGTGCGGCGCTCGCTGCTCGAGCAGCTGGCGGACGAGGGTGCCTGCCGGGTGGTCGACCTCACGACCGGCCGTGGGATCTCCCGCCCCGCCGTGAGCCGCCACCTGCGGGTGCTCGGCGAGGCCGGCCTGGTGCGGGCGCAGGAGGTCGGCCGCGAGCGGCACTACCGGCTCGAGGCCGCGCCGCTGAGGGAGGTCGTCGACTACGCGCGGCGGCTGGCCGACGCCCGGCCGGCCCCGCCGGTCGGTGAGCACGTCCTCGACGCCCTCGACCTCGAGGTGCGCCGCACGGTGCGCGAGCGCCGCCCGGGCGAGGCACCGCATACCCCCGCCACCGACGACACCGAGGAGACCGCATGA